The following is a genomic window from Hyphomicrobiales bacterium.
AGGGCGAGATCGCCGGCCGCAACAACGGCGTGCTGATCTCGAACGAGCAGGGCGAAGCGGTGGCCTATGCCCTTTGGAACCTCGAAGATCGCGGCCCGATGATCATCGAGCCCGGCTGGAAGGTCTACCAGGGCATGCTGGTGGGCATCCACACGCGCGACAACGACCTTGAGGTCAATGTGTTGAAGGGCAAGAAGCTCACCAACATCCGCACGACCTCCAAGGATGAGGCCGTTCGCTTGACGCCGCCGATCAAGATGACGCTCGAGCGCGCTCTCGCCTGGATTCAGGACGACGAACTGGTCGAGGTGACGCCGAAGTCGATCCGCCTGCGCAAGGCGCTGCTCGATCCCAATGATCGCAAGCGCGCCGAGCGTCAGAAGGAAGCCATCAGCGCCTGATAAGCCGCACGGCGATCGGAGGCTCCCGCTTCAGGGACCTGTTATCGAGGACGCGCATCGTTGATGCGCGTCCTTTTTTGTATTGGCATCGTCCTGCGGCGCGGGATGACACGGCGCAGGCGCGCTCTGAATGTCGATGGATCAAGCGGGTGTTGTAGGCTCGGTCGTCCGTGGCATACAGGGGGACCGATTGCGCCGCCGGAGTGAGAGCGCGCCCATGTCTGCTCATGCCATGTCTGCTCATGCCATGTCCCCTCAAGTCATGTCTCGCCACGCCCTGCCTTGGACAGCCCGATGACTGTTGCCATCCGCGAGGTCGCCATCACCGGCTATCGCTCGGTGCGCGCCATCCGCTTCCCGCTGCGCCAGCTCAATGTCTTCGTGGGCGCCAACGGGGTCGGCAAGACGAATCTGTACCGGGGCCTGCAACTGGTGCGGACCGCCGCGGCTGGCACGCTGGCGCGCGAACTCGCCGCTGAAGGCGGCATGGAATCCGCGCTATGGGCTGGCGTGCGGGATCCCAAGAAGCCCGCGCGTATCAAGCTTGGCGTCGAATTCGGCACAACGGGTCCGAGCTGGGATGAGGCCGACGACGCGCAACGATCCAGCCTGGCGCAGGGCTATGAGATCGAGGTCGGTTTGCCTCTGCCGGGCTCCGGTGGCCGCGCGGCGGTCGCGGCCTTTCCGCTCGAACCGCAGATCAAGGCGGAAACGCTGACGAGCCTTGAAGGGCGCCACCCGCGCATTCTGCTGGAGCGGCGCGGGCCGATGACCAAGGCGCTCGACGCCCAGGGGCGCAAGCAGAGCCACGCCGACGGGCTGATGGCGTCCGAGACGGCGCTCGGTTCGCTTGACGATCCCATCCATTTTCCCGACGTGGCGATCGCCCGCCGGCTCATGCTGGACTGGCGCTTCTACCATGACTTTCGTACGGACGCGGCGGCGCCGCTGCGCCGTCCCTGTCTGGCGGTGACGACGCCGACCCTGTCGTCCGACGGCGCTGATCTCGCGGCGGTCTTTGCCACGCTCGTGCATATCCGCGAGGACACGACCGAGCTTGATGCGGCGATCGACGATGCATTCCCCGGCGCCCAGCTGGTCTGTCCCGTGCCCGGCCGGCATGCGTCGTTCGGCATCATCTTCCCAGACTATCCGAAGCGCATCTTCGAGATGGCCGAGCTATCCGACGGCACCCTGCGCTATCTCGCGCTCATGGGCGCGCTGTTGTCCTACCGTCTGCCCGGATTCGTCGCCCTCAACGAACCGGAGACCAGCCTCCATCCCGATCTGCTCGGGCCGCTGGCGCGGCTGATCGCACGGGCGGCGCGGCACGCACAGATCTGGCTCGTCACCCATTCGGAAAAACTCGCCGCGGAACTCGCCCGCCACGGCGGTGTGACGCCACGCACCATCATTCGTCGCGACGGCGGCACCTGGATCGAGGGCCTGCGCCTCGCCGGCGATTTCGCCGACGACGAAGACTGAGCGGCCCTGCGGCGCGCGGCGCCTATTGCGGACCGAGCTTCTCGATCAGCGTCGCGAGGTCGCGATGGTCCTGCTCCGTACAGTCGGCCAATGGCGGGCGCACGGGGCCGGCGGACCGGCCGACGAGGCGGGCGCCGGCCTTCACGATCGATACGGCATAGCCGCCGCCGCGATTGCGAATGGCGATATAGGGAATGAAGAAGTCCTTCAGGAGCCGGGTCGTGGTGTTGCGGTCGCCCTCGCGCACCGCCTTGTAGAACGCATTGGCCGTGCGCGGGATGAAATTGAAGACGGCGGAGGAATACACGGGGAAGCCCGCGGCGTTGTAGGCCTCCGCGAAAACCTCGGCCGTCGGCAGGCCGCCGAGGTAGCTCACCCGATCCTCGAGGCGGCTGCGGATGACGGTGACAGCTTCGATATCGCCCACGCCGTCCTTGAAGCCGATGAGGTTGGCGTTGGCGTCGACCAGCTTTTCCAGGGTCGCCGCGTCGAGCTTGCAGACGTTGCGGTTATAGACGACGACGCCGATGCGCACCGATTTGCAGACCGCGTCAATATGCGCGGCGAGGCCCCTCTGGTTGGTCTCTGTCAGGTAATGCGGCATCAGCAGGATGCCCGCGGCGCCTGCCGCTTCAGCATTCCGCGCCATCTCGATCGCAAGCCGGGTGCCATAGGCGGCACCGGCGATGATCGGCGTATCGCTGCCACAGGTTTCCACGGCGGTCCGCACGACATGCTTGTGCTCGGCTGGCGTCAGCGAGAACACCTCGCCCGTGCCACCGGCGGCGAACAGGGCGGTCGCGCCATAGGGCATCAACCATTCGAGGCGCTTGCGGTAGCCGGTCTCGTCGAAATCGCCGCCTTCGTCGAAATCCGTGAGGGGGAAGGACATCAGGCCCGAGGACAGGATGTGCTTGAGCTCCTGCGGGTCGATGGCGCGGGCCGGTGCGTGGTTCACTGTGGAATTCCTTTTGGGTGAGCCGCCGCAGTGATCAGCGGTAGGCGCCGTCCACCAGATTGGCGTTGATGAAGTCGAAATTGATGTCCTCGCCGAGGCCGGGCCTGTCGGAGAGATGCACGAAGCCGTCCGCATCCATGGGGTCGGAGGGGCTGTTCAGATATTCGGCCCCGTCATCGTATTCGAGGAAGGGATGGAGGAGCCCGCGCTCGTACCAGCGGCAATTCTTGGCTACGGCCGTTACGATGAGATTGGCCGCGCCGTTGCCGTGCACCTCGCAGTTCATGCCGAAGGATTCAGCGAGATGCATGGATTTCAGCGCGGGTGAGATGCCACCCACGTCGTGCACTCCGGTGCGGAGAATGTCGCAGGCCTTCGCCGAGGCCCATTCGGCTCGCGCGAAATGCTTGCCGGCGGCGCTTTCGGGGCCGAGCACGGGAATGTCGAGCGCTTCTGTCAGCCATGCGTAGGAGGACTGGCTCTGCTCGTCCATAGGCTCCTCGATCCAAGCAAAGCCGAGTTTTTCCAGCCCCCGGCCAAGCTCGTAGGCCTCTGTCCGCGAATACCAGTGGAACGCGTCGATCATCAGATGGATGTCTGGCCCCGCGGCCTCGCGCACCGCGGCGCAGGCGCGGAGATCGGCCTTGATATCAGGCGCCCAGGACACCGGCGGCATCCAGGTATGCAGCTTGATGCCCTTGTAGCCGCGCTTCACCAGCGTCTCCGCGAAGCGCCCGTAATCCTCCGGCGTGGCGAGGCCCCCTTCCAGTTCGTCGCCGCACATGGTGGAGCCGTAAGCAGGAACCTTGTCGCGATAGGCGCCGATGAGCTTGTGGACCGGCAGCCCGAGCTTGCGCCCCGCGAGATCCCACAACGCGCAATCCACGACGGCGAGCGTCCGGTCCGTGAGCTGGGCCGCGCTGCCGCGTTGCCAATGGGCAAGCTCCTGCCATAGCCGCTCGCGATCAAACGGATCCTGGCCCAGCAGGACGCGCTTCACGAAGGTCTCTATCAGATGCGGCCGCACGACCTCCGGAGTCGCGAAGCAATGGCCCTCCGTGCCGTCATCGCAGATGATGGTGAGGAGCGCCTGCCGCGCCTGGTGTGGCTCGCCGGGATGCGCATGACCGGCTGAATCCTGGTGGCGGCGTGTCGTGTGACGGAAAACGCGGACCCTTATATCGACGATCTGCATCAGCGACGCCCCCTGGGGATATCCCTCGCGATGCATGAGACCGTAACAAGTTATATGACAACCGACAAGGCGGGTTTGCGCGCGGAGGGCCGACCGGCTGTACCCGGGCTCGCCAAAGTGTGATCGTATTCAACCCGGCTGGACCGAGCGTTTTCGTTGCGAGCGGCGCGAGCAGGCGGACAATGGTTTCGCACCGGGGCTTTGTCGTCCCACCCAGGCTGGATGGCTGCCGAGGCCGGCAGGTTCAGCGCGAAGCGATCGTCAATCGAGGGCTGCATGACACTCGACCGCCGTTTTATCGAGCTTTACGACGATTATACCCACCGCCCCCTGGCGCGCCGGGTCTTCCTTGAGCGCCTCATGTTGCTTGCGGGATCGGCCGCGGCAGCGGAAGCCGTCTTGGGCGTGCTTGAGCCAAACTATGCCAGGGCTGCCATCGTGGCGCCGGATGATGCGCGTATCGTGACGCGCAGAGTGACCTTCGACGGCCCCGATGGGCAGGTGGTTGGCTATGAGGCGCGGCCCAAGGACGGGACGCGCAACCCGACCGTGATCGTGATCCACGAAAACCGGGGGCTCAATCCGCATATCGAGGACGTCGCGCGTCACCTGGCAACCGATGGTATTCTCGCTGTCGCCGTGGATTTCCTGCAGCCGCTGGGCGGCACACCGGCCGATCCTGATGCTGCCAGGGCGCTCTTCGCCAAGCTCACGCCGGACGCGGTGGCTGCTCAGGCTCGTGTTGTCGCCGATGCTTTGCGGAAAGATCCACGCGGTCTGGGCAAGGTCGGCGCTGTCGGCTTCTGCTGGGGCGGCGGCATGGTCAACCAGCTCGCTACACGGCCCGGCATCATCGATGTGGGCGTCGCCTACTACGGCATGGCGCCGGACACGGCGGACGTCGCGAAGATCAAGGCACCGCTTGTCTTGCACTATGCGGGCCTCGACACGCGTGTGAATGCCTCACGGCCGGCCTATGAGGAAGCGCTGAAGGCAGCCAACGTGCCGCACAGCATCTATGTCTATGAAGGGGTGGACCACGCCTTCAATAATGACACGAGCGCTGAACGCTACAATGCGGATGCGGCCAAGCTGGCGTGGGGCCGTACGGTCGATTTCTTCAAGCAGACCTTGGCATCGTAAAATTTTGGGCGATAATCCACGCATGGGAGACCCGCGCAGGACGCCATGCTTCGTTTCGCCATAAAAAAAGCCCGGCCTCTTCTGGAAAGGCCGGGCTTTGAACAAGGGCGGTGAGAAGCCTTAAGCAGCTTCCTCCTGAAGGTCCTCTTCCTCCGCATCGCTTTCCGCGTCGGCCGGCGTGGCCTTCGTGGCGCGGCGCGGAGCCTTGGCAAGCGCATCGTCGATGAGCTTCATGGCCTCGGTCTCGGTGATCTCGTTGACCGCCGAGATTTCGCGCAGGATGCGATCGATAGCCGCTTCGTAGAGCTGGCGTTCGCTGTAGGACTGCTCGGGCTGGGCGTCCGAACGGTAGAGATCGCGGACGACTTCCGCGATGGCGATGAGATCACCTGAGTTGATCTTCGCCTCGTACTCCTGGGCGCGGCGTGACCACATCGTCCGCTTGACGCGGGCACGACCGGTTAATGTCTCAAGGGCCTTGCCGACGAGCGGCGACTCAGCCAATTTGCGCATGCCAACGCTCGCCGCTTTCGCGGTCGGGACGCGCAGCGTCATCTTGTCTTTCTCAAAAGTGATGACGAACAACTCGAGCTTGTAGCCAGCCACCTCTTGCTCTTCTATGGCGACGATTTGTCCGACGCCATGAGCGGGATAGACGATGGATTCACCCGTCTTGAATCCCTGACGCTGGGCGGTCTTCTTGGCACTCGTCATGATAGTGATCGCCTCCTGATCGCGTTCGCTTCAGACCGAACGCTACTGTTGCAGACCGGCTTAGGCCGACCGGCACGCACGCAAAAAATTGCCACGACGTGCAAGAAACTCACACGCTGACATCAGAGCCGATAGGGAAACACGACACCCCGCGAGCTAGACGCCTGAATAGGGTCTGCCGACTGCATTCATGTCATTGCTTATTGAACCCGTAACAACAGGGCAGCAAAAGGCGCCCATGGCGTTAATCGACCATGAAGCATACCCTAACACAAAAAACGGGGGAAATCAAAGGACTGCCGGGCTGATCGCCTCGCAAGGCAACGATCAAGGCTTTAATCGTGATCAGTCGCCCTCACCGGGATTCGGTGAAAAGTAGGCTTCGAGCTTATTGGGCACGCCGTCCATGTCCTTGGCGTCGGCCGGCGGCTCACCCTTCTGGGAGATGTTCGGCCAGGTTTTGGCGTAATCCGCGTTGAGCTTCAGCCAGGACTCCAGCCCCGGCTCGGTGTCCGGTTTGATAGCCTCGGCGGGGCATTCCGGTTCACAGACGCCGCAGTCGATGCATTCGTCGGGATGAATGACGAGCATGTTCTCGCCTTCATAGAAGCAGTCCACCGGACACACTTCGACGCAATCCATATATTTGCAACGAATGCAGTTATCGGTGACGACGTAGGTCATCGACCTCTCCGCTGGCGAGCTGACGAGGCCCGCAGCCCCTGTTTGAACGCAATACCGCTATCCGGCTGCGCTTCGATGGTCGAAACGCGTCCGTGATCTAGAACCAATTGCAAGCCCTTACAAGAGTGGACTTGTCGCAGGATCGGGCGGATGGCCATGTAACTACCAAATAAATCTGTATTTATCCGATATTGGTAAGGTTTTCATGTAAATAAGGCGGGTAACCGTCCAGGTCAACCCATGTCCCCAATCTCGTTGGGACCGCAGGGCTTGGATCGCCGATGGTTCGCGCCGACAAGGGGACGATCGGGAAGGGGGACGTTCATGAGGCGCATGCCCGATTGCGGCTGTTTTCAGCCGAGCAAGTCCACGACAGACGGCTCTAGTCGTCCGTGGCCATGTCTGCGGTCGTAGCGGTGCCCTCGGTGCAATCGCGAAAGAGCGTCCGGGCCTCCGACGCAGGGCCGCGGCGATCCCCGAGCGCCAAAACCTCCACGACAAGCGTGGCATGCGCCAGGGCCAGCGTGAGAATATCGCCGGTCTTGATAAGACGGTCCGCGCCCTCGAGGCGCCGGCCGTTCAGGCGCACATGCCCGCTTTCAACGAGCTTGCCGGCGAGAGTACGGCTCTTGGCCATGCGCGCATGCCATAGCCATTTGTCGATCCGTATCCTCTCGCCGGAAGCCGGCTTCACCCTTTGCGGCCCGCGCGGGCCTCAAGCTCTTCCTTGAGTGCGAGCAGCTTCGCGAAAGGCGAATTGGGATCGGGCGCCTTGTCGGCCCGCGGTTGTGGCCGATCCTGCCAGTTGCCGCTTCTGCCGCCGCGATGTCCGCCGCTGCTGTCCGGCCGGCCGCCATCCTTGCCGAACGAGCCGCCGCCGCGCTTGCCGCCGCCACCCTTTCCAAAGTCGCCCTTGCCGGGCTCGCGCCCGCCCTCGCGATTGGGGGCCTTCGCCTTCCAATCGCGCTTCGGACGATCGCCGGCGGCATTGTCACGCTGCTGGCGCTGCGGCTGTCCTTCGCGGGGCTGCCCGTCCTGGGCGACGGCAGTTCCCGCCTCGCCCTGGGGAGCGCGGCGCCCTTGGCCCTGGTTGCGGTCGCCCGCCCGCCGGTCAGGACGGCCTTCACCCTGGGTACGATCATTGCGCCGACGGGACTGGGCGTGGTGATTCTGGCGATGGGGACGCCACACCTCGATCATCTCAGGTCCGGCCGGCTCGGCATCCGCCGGCTGCTCTGTCTGTGCAGGCTCGCCTTCGGCCGACGCGGGTGCGTCCTCGGCCGCGAGCACGTCCCCGGTCGGGACTGGTACGGCGGCCGTTACGTCCGCCGGCGCAGCACCCGGGGCGATCTCGGCCACGACCTCAGCCTCCGCCACGGTGTCCGGCGCAAGAACCGGCTCCGCCTCGGCGGGAGCGTCCACGATCGATTCGGCGGCGGGCTGCTCGTCGGCCTCTGCCGCGAGAGGTGCCGCTACGGCATCGCTCGGGCTGTCGGAGGCTTCGGCGATGGAGGCCGCGTCCGCCATATCGGCCGCCAGCTCCGTCTCATCGACGGAAGCCGTTGCCTCACCGTTGTCCGCGTCCACGGCCTCAGCGGGCGCCGCCGCATCGGAAGCCGTCTCGGCACCGGCGGCAGCGTCCGCCGCGGGGCGAACGAGCTGGGGAGCCGGCACGAGCGGAACGGTGATGGCCGGGCCGGCGCGCCGGTCGACCACATAGCCGAGAGATTTCAGGATCGACGAGAAGTCCTCACCGGAGCAGCCGGCGAGCGACGTCATGCCGACCGTCACCACGAAACCATCGCCATCGGCTGTGCCGGCCGGCGGTTCGCCGGGGGTCGTGCCAGGACGATAGCCGATCGCCGGCCGGATCAGATCCGCCAGGCGTTCGAGGATGTCGATGCGGACGGCGCGGCCCCCGCAGACCCGGAAGCCGGCGGCGCGATAGAGCCCGCGCGGCACCTCGGTATCAGCCGGGAAGGAGGTGCGGCCCGAGGCGGCGAGATGCGGGATCTCGTCGAGGCCTTTCACATCGAGCCCGCCGTGCTTCAATGCCCAGAGCTGGGCAGCAAGGCCGCGCGGGGCCGGCTTCAACAGCAGCGGCAGATAAAGATGATAGGCGCCGAAGCGCACGCCATAGCGGCGGAGCGCGGCGCGCCCGTCCTGGTCGAGGCCCTTCACGTCCTGCGCGACGCGCGCGCGTTCCAGCACGCCGAGCGCCTCGGTGATCTGGAAGGCGATGCCGCGGGCGATGCCGGGAATGTCGGCCGCCTCTTCAAGAACGATCAGCGGGCCAAGGAGCTTGGTGATATGCGCCTTGATCCAGGTTTGAAGGCGCGTGTCCACCTTGTCGCGCGGCGGCCCGGACAGCTGTTCGTCCGCCAGCAACCTGAAGCGCGGGGTGAGCAACTTGTCGCCCGGCACGAGCTTGGCGACAGCCTCGCCCATCCAGCGGATGGTGCCGTCATTGGCCAGGACGAAGGTGTCGTCCGGCGCTTGGGAAAAGCGCTCGGCACGGGCCTCGATCTCGCCAGCCAGGGCCTTCTGGGCCGCAGCCCTCAATGCCTTGGCCTCCTGGCCATCGGCCTGGGGATCCGGGGCAAACTGAAATCCGTGCAGCCGTCCGACATGCTGGCCTTCGACCAGGACGTCGCCGCTGGCGGTCACTTCCGCTTCGAGCATCGCATTCTCTCTCAAGCGCCGCATGAGTACGCTGGTCCGCCGATCTACGAACCGGCTCGCCAAACGCTCATGCAGAGCATCCGACAGTTTGTCCTCTACCTGACGGGTGGCCTCCTGCCAATGCTCAGGATCACGTAACCAGTCGGGACGGTTGGCAACGAAGGTCCAGGTGCGCACCTGCGCGATACGGGCCGATAGGGTGTCGATATCCCCATCGGTCCTGTCCACGAGCGCGACCTGCCGACGAAACCAGTCATCCGCTATCACGCCCTGGGTCATCAACGCACGGTAAATCGTCACGATGAGATCTGCATGTGCGGCCGGTGCCACGCGCCGATAGTCCGGGATGCGGCATACTTCCCAGAGCTGGGAGACGGCTTGCTCGCCGGTTGCGAGCCGCCGGATGTCGTCATCACGGGAGGCGATATCGAGCGCATTCACGTCGTCGGCGAGCGGCGCGCGGGTCAGCCCCTTCTCGGTCGGCAGGACGGCGAGGCTCGCCTGCAGGGTGCCCAGCGAGCGGAAATTGAGGTCGGCATTGCGCCATTGCGCGACGCGGACCGGATCGAAGCTGTGGCTCTCCAGCGCCTCCACCAGCTCCGCATCGAAGGGAGGGCACCGCCCGGTCGTGCCGAAGGTGCCGTCGCGCATATGGCGCCCTGCACGTCCTGCGATCTGGCCAAACTCCGCGGGATTGAGCTGGCGAAAGCCGAAGCCGTCGAATTTCCGGTCGCCGGCGAAAGCGACATGATTGACCTCGAGATTGAGGCCCATTCCGATGGCGTCCGTGGCGATGAGATAATCCACCTCGCCCGATTGATAGAGCGCGACCTGCGCGTTGCGCGTGCGCGGGCTGAGCGCGCCGAGCACGACGGCCGCGCCGCCCTTCTGGCGCTTCACCAGCTCGGCGATCGTGTAGACCTCCTCCGCGGAGAAGGCGACGATGGCAGAGCGCGGCGGCAACCGCGTGATCTTCTTCTCGCCGGTAAAGGTCAGCGTCGAGAGGCGCGGGCGCGAAACAATATTGGCGCCGGGAATGAGGGTCTCGACCAGCGGGCGCATGGTGGCCGCGCCGATGATCAGCGTTTCCGCATAGCCGCGGCGGTTGAGCAGCCGGTCCGTGAAGATATGTCCCCGGTCGAGATCCGCTGCGAGCTGGATTTCGTCGATCGCGCAGAACGCGACGTCGAGATCGCTCGGCATCGCCTCGACGGTGGCGACCCAGTAGCGCGCGTTGGGCGGCTTGATTTTTTCTTCGCCGGTGATGAGCGCGACGGCATCAGCGCCGACACGTTCCACCACCCGTCCATAGACCTCGCGCGCGAGCAGCCTGAGCGGCAGGCCAATGACACCGCTGGTGTGGCCGACCATCCGTTCGATGGCGAGATGGGTCTTGCCTGTGTTGGTGGGGCCGAGAACCGCGGTTACACCGCGCGCCCGCATTTGCGGTGAGAGCGACCGTGCTGCCGTCAGGGATGAAACCATGAAATCCGATGCCGTAGAGACTGGACGAAAACGCCGCGACCGCAACTCCCGCAACGGCCCGGAACGCGATGTGGCTCGCCTTCTGTATCACATCGATACGTAAAGCGCGGCTGAATTTATGCACTGGAACGAGTCTAGAACGAATCGCGGCCGAATCGCTGACTCGGACAGAATCAGGTTTCGTTCTCACACGAGATATGGTGGTCGTTGCGTTAAATAGACACAAGGCAAATACAGCGCGGGCCCTGCGATCGACTGGCAGGGGCGATTCAACAACGCAGCGACGCGCGACGCGGGCACGAGAATGCTTGGAACACGCCTGGCCGTCCATGGCGGTCTCTGACGCTCGCTGGCGTGGAGCGCCGGAGAGCTTGCAGGCCAGTCCCCACCACCGCCCCGGCGGGGCCTGCCGGAACGCGTCGTCCCCGTTCAGTTCCGCGCACGCACCGGCATCTGCGGACCGTTGCCGTTCACATTCACGCGGGTGGCTTCGATAACGGTGGTGCCGAGTGGGGTACGCACCGAGATGCGATAAGGGATGAAAACGCGGTCCTCGCCGACGGGCATCAACCAGGCTTCCATATCCTTGTTGTTTTCCATGAATTTGGTGGCCGTCCGATCGGCGCGATGGCCGGAGATGGGCAGATAACGCGCCCGGCATACGGACACGGGGCCGGAGTAGGTGGGACTGCGCACGGTCTCCTGGCGGGCGTAGGACAACTTCACATCAAAACGCGTGGCGCCGTCGAAGACGGGAATCGTGCGGTTGCAGGCTGCCGCGCTTGACGCATTACCGGATGACGCCGGCATCAGAAGGGCCGAAAGCGGATCGACCACACCGCGCTTGTTCTGCTCGGTGACCGGGATGCGGTCCGGTCTCGGTTCGATCGGCGGCTTGATCTCGACGGCCTGCACGCTGCCGCCGGCCAAAGCCATGCGGACGGTTATCGACTTGTCGGAGTTGGCCGTGGTCACGGCGAAGGTCGTGGGCAGGATGCGATCGCCGGAGATGCTGCCGGTGGATGTGGCTGCCCCTTTGCCGCCGGTGATGACGCCGGCCAAGCCCGTGAGCTGCGACCAGACATCGAGTTTATACTGGTCTTTCAAGACATCAGCCTTGATGGCGGCAACGCCGATCTTCAGGCCGAGCAGGGAAATATCGTAATTGGCCTCGATCGACGCGGCGCTCGCCGGCAGAGGCGCAAGCGCCAAGAACCCGAGCCCAACTCGCCCGAGCCCAGCCCGCCCGAGCACAGCCCGACGAAAGCCGCTTGCCGCATAGCCAGCCTTGCTTTTCAAACGCCGGATCATACTGTTGCACTCTCCATCGCGCGGCGCCCGGAATCCCGCGATCTCACATGTCGGCACAGGCAACGAGCCGAATCGCTCGCCTTTGTCGGATGAAAATCCGTTTGAATCGTGACGCATCTTACGTCCGATCGCAACGAAATCGCGCAGGATCCTTGACGGTGCCTGATCACATCTACTATACACGCGCAACTTTCATTCAGACATCGGCGCCTCTTGGCCCGACTGAGGTCGGAACAAGCTGCTGTTAGCTCTGCCAGAGTGCACCAATCAAGTTAAGGACTAAGCGTCATGGCGCGCCGCTGCGAACTCACGGGTAAGGCCGTTCTGTCCGGTCATCTCGTGAGCCACTCCAACCGCAAGACCAAGCGGAAGTTTCTTCCGAATCTGGTCAATGTGACCCTTCAGTCGGAAGCCCTGAGCCGCGGCATCAGGCTGCGCATCTCGGCTGCGGCCCTACGCTCTGTCGAGCATCGCGGTGGGCTTGATGCCTTCCTCGCCAAGGCGCCGGAGACGGACCTGGCGCAGAACCTGCGCGTCCTGA
Proteins encoded in this region:
- a CDS encoding conserved hypothetical protein (Evidence 4 : Unknown function but conserved in other organisms); this encodes MRHDSNGFSSDKGERFGSLPVPTCEIAGFRAPRDGECNSMIRRLKSKAGYAASGFRRAVLGRAGLGRVGLGFLALAPLPASAASIEANYDISLLGLKIGVAAIKADVLKDQYKLDVWSQLTGLAGVITGGKGAATSTGSISGDRILPTTFAVTTANSDKSITVRMALAGGSVQAVEIKPPIEPRPDRIPVTEQNKRGVVDPLSALLMPASSGNASSAAACNRTIPVFDGATRFDVKLSYARQETVRSPTYSGPVSVCRARYLPISGHRADRTATKFMENNKDMEAWLMPVGEDRVFIPYRISVRTPLGTTVIEATRVNVNGNGPQMPVRARN
- a CDS encoding ATP-dependent RNA helicase SUPV3L1/SUV3; protein product: MVSSLTAARSLSPQMRARGVTAVLGPTNTGKTHLAIERMVGHTSGVIGLPLRLLAREVYGRVVERVGADAVALITGEEKIKPPNARYWVATVEAMPSDLDVAFCAIDEIQLAADLDRGHIFTDRLLNRRGYAETLIIGAATMRPLVETLIPGANIVSRPRLSTLTFTGEKKITRLPPRSAIVAFSAEEVYTIAELVKRQKGGAAVVLGALSPRTRNAQVALYQSGEVDYLIATDAIGMGLNLEVNHVAFAGDRKFDGFGFRQLNPAEFGQIAGRAGRHMRDGTFGTTGRCPPFDAELVEALESHSFDPVRVAQWRNADLNFRSLGTLQASLAVLPTEKGLTRAPLADDVNALDIASRDDDIRRLATGEQAVSQLWEVCRIPDYRRVAPAAHADLIVTIYRALMTQGVIADDWFRRQVALVDRTDGDIDTLSARIAQVRTWTFVANRPDWLRDPEHWQEATRQVEDKLSDALHERLASRFVDRRTSVLMRRLRENAMLEAEVTASGDVLVEGQHVGRLHGFQFAPDPQADGQEAKALRAAAQKALAGEIEARAERFSQAPDDTFVLANDGTIRWMGEAVAKLVPGDKLLTPRFRLLADEQLSGPPRDKVDTRLQTWIKAHITKLLGPLIVLEEAADIPGIARGIAFQITEALGVLERARVAQDVKGLDQDGRAALRRYGVRFGAYHLYLPLLLKPAPRGLAAQLWALKHGGLDVKGLDEIPHLAASGRTSFPADTEVPRGLYRAAGFRVCGGRAVRIDILERLADLIRPAIGYRPGTTPGEPPAGTADGDGFVVTVGMTSLAGCSGEDFSSILKSLGYVVDRRAGPAITVPLVPAPQLVRPAADAAAGAETASDAAAPAEAVDADNGEATASVDETELAADMADAASIAEASDSPSDAVAAPLAAEADEQPAAESIVDAPAEAEPVLAPDTVAEAEVVAEIAPGAAPADVTAAVPVPTGDVLAAEDAPASAEGEPAQTEQPADAEPAGPEMIEVWRPHRQNHHAQSRRRNDRTQGEGRPDRRAGDRNQGQGRRAPQGEAGTAVAQDGQPREGQPQRQQRDNAAGDRPKRDWKAKAPNREGGREPGKGDFGKGGGGKRGGGSFGKDGGRPDSSGGHRGGRSGNWQDRPQPRADKAPDPNSPFAKLLALKEELEARAGRKG
- the rpmB gene encoding 50S ribosomal protein L28, with amino-acid sequence MARRCELTGKAVLSGHLVSHSNRKTKRKFLPNLVNVTLQSEALSRGIRLRISAAALRSVEHRGGLDAFLAKAPETDLAQNLRVLKREIAKKQTEAAAS